From a single Sebastes umbrosus isolate fSebUmb1 chromosome 17, fSebUmb1.pri, whole genome shotgun sequence genomic region:
- the LOC119476131 gene encoding myb/SANT-like DNA-binding domain-containing protein 2 → MAASSTAEHPPEISTPLKIPKTEVPSPESEDLSDSNQYQSNPSTPNRFSPLNVVSGPGCGPGPGRPVASSSSSSFTACRGMSWTPSETNALIAVWGNERLTEARMQQLEVAGTVFSGKAPGPAMYERVSRALSELGYERTPSQCRERMKTLRRCYSRVKEHGIGKRKSSYTIEQLEKVFGQGGWDSQSCAPVLINSSGLYQEMESDGSTLEDFSQEDWCNQVLDSAFQEGDMETEEILVPKNRALQIQIELSEQAQKRDMMQTVMRILESVQLKWEHFQTWTEFSRLHLSNKLAIFGVGYNTRWREDVRYHYAEISSQVPLGKRLREYFNPEKPEGRVIMTKVQKMNWKNVYYKFLDITISEARCLELHMEVEWIPVSQSRAAGCSRGTSHYLLPGDIPKAYGLYAIGYEAVSSMYDIAHTFPQGDGEDHSLPQCESENGAHSSADGDGAETCYRTGAKVTYCYLGIAEERTIQQSLFQHFQGSGKHYVHGEHSAVTRFLQENCRGAVTHMNGDGGEDSSQRFAIYIKFIEVELDFLSAGSLLECLETAVGCSLKYNNKETS, encoded by the exons ATGGCTGCGTCCAGCACCGCGGAGCATCCTCCAGAGATCTCCACTCCGTTAAAGATCCCCAAGACCGAGGTCCCCTCTCCAGAGTCCGAGGACCTGAGCGACAGCAACCAGTACCAGTCCAACCCGTCCACACCGAACCGCTTCTCTCCTCTGAACGTGGTCTCTGGACCGGGCTGTGGACCGGGACCGGGCCGGCCGGTGGCCtcgtcctcctccagcagcttcaCAGCCTGCCGGGGGATGTCCTGGACTCCGTCCGAGACCAACGCGCTGATCGCGGTGTGGGGCAACGAGCGGCTGACGGAGGCGCGGATGCAGCAGCTGGAGGTGGCCGGGACCGTGTTCTCCGGGAAGGCCCCGGGACCAGCCATGTACGAGCGGGTCTCCAGAGCTCTGTCCGAGCTGGGCTACGAGAGGACACCGTCTCAGTGCAGGGAGAGGATGAAG ACGCTGCGGCGCTGCTACAGCCGCGTGAAGGAGCATGGCATCGGCAAACGGAAGAGCAGCTACACTATAGAGCAGCTGGAGAAGGTGTTCGGTCAGGGAGGCTGGGACTCCCAGAGCTGTGCCCCGGTGCTGATCAACAGCAGCGGGTTGTATCAGGAGATGGAGTCTGATGGCAGCACCCTGGAAGACTTCTCCCAGGAGGACTGGTGCAACCAGGTGCTGGACTCGGCCTTCCAGGAGGGAGACATGGAGACCG AAGAAATCCTGGTGCCTAAAAACAGAGCTCTGCAGATCCAGATCGAGCTGTCAGAACAAGCCCA AAAAAGGGACATGATGCAGACTGTGATGCGTATTCTGGAGTCGGTGCAGCTGAAATGGGAGCACTTCCAGACGTGGACTGAGTTCTCACGGCTGCACCTCTCCAACAAACTGGCCATCTTTGGCGTGGGCTACAACACGCGCTGGCGCGAGGACGTGCGTTACCACTACGCTGAAATCAGCTCGCAGGTGCCGCTGGGCAAGAGACTCCGCGAGTACTTCAACCCGGAGAAGCCGGAAGGCCGCGTCATCATGACCAAAGTTCAGAAGATGAACTGGAAGAATGTCTACTACAAGTTCCTGGACATTACCATCAGCGAGGCGCGCTGCCTGGAGCTGCACATGGAGGTGGAGTGGATCCCCGTGTCCCAGTCCAGGGCAGCAGGCTGCAGCAGAGGAACATCCCACTACCTCCTTCCTGGAGACATCCCCAAAGCATACGGACTCTACGCTATTGGCTACGAGGCGGTGTCATCCATGTACGACATCGCTCACACCTTTCCCCAGGGTGACGGTGAAGACCATAGCTTACCTCAGTGCGAGTCAGAGAACGGGGCACACAGTTCAGCTGACGGAGACGGTGCAGAGACATGTTACAGGACCGGGGCTAAAGTCACTTACTGCTACCTCGGCATAGCGGAGGAGAGGACCATACAGCAGAGTCTCTTCCAGCACTTCCAGGGCTCCGGCAAACACTACGTCCACGGCGAACACTCCGCCGTGACGCGTTTCCTGCAGGAGAACTGCCGCGGTGCCGTCACGCATATGAACGGTGATGGAGGTGAAGACTCGTCTCAACGTTTTGCCATTTACATCAAATTCATCGAGGTGGAGCTGGACTTCCTCTCAGCAGGCTCCCTGCTGGAGTGCCTCGAAACTGCTGTCGGTTGTTCGttgaaatacaacaacaaagaaacGTCGTAA